A genomic window from Astatotilapia calliptera chromosome 12, fAstCal1.2, whole genome shotgun sequence includes:
- the LOC113033308 gene encoding G2/M phase-specific E3 ubiquitin-protein ligase-like — translation MISGIESRFFEGLENKGKNPKYSLTDLDNENFRTVGEIIAVSLAQGGPSPAFFKEWCYNFLCSGEVDFSCLSKEDVADVESSLLIRKVEDAADIQSLMMWADEIVSCGYTNQIKMDSKESMIRAIVLHSTTRLIPMLQQLRKGMELYGLVNLMAVNPEACHSLFVPGKILKPDADFIMMSCQPHFSEKGTSRERTERKIINFLQDFLQEIEVSEKTSETFSNITDGKKHRRCRW, via the exons ATGATTTCAGGTATTGAAAGCAGATTCTTTGAAGGACTTGAGAACAAGGGCAAAAACCCCAAGTATTCTCTGACCGATCTTGATAATGAAAACTTCAG AACTGTTGGTGAAATAATTGCAGTCAGCCTCGCCCAAGGAGGCCCATCTCCTGCCTTTTTCAAAGAATGGTGCTACAATTTCCTCTGCTCAGGAGAGGTTGATTTCAGCTGTCTGTCTAAGGAGGATGTTGCAGATGTGGAATCTTCCCTGCTCATCCGCAAA GTTGAAGATGCAGCAGACATACAGTCTCTGATGATGTGGGCTGATGAAATTGTCAGCTGTGGATACACAAACCAGATAAAGATGGATAGTAAGGAAAGCATGATCCG tgctatTGTCTTACACTCTACAACAAGACTGATTCCAATGCTACAGCAGCTCCGAAAGGGCATGGAACTGTATGGTCTTGTGAACCTGATGGCTGTAAATCCTGAAGCTTGCcacagtttgtttgttcctGGGAAAATCCTCAAA CCAGACGCTGATTTCATTATGATGAGCTGCCAACCACATTTCAGTGAAAAAGGGACATCTAGGGAGAGAACTGAGAGGAAGATCATAAATTTTTTGCAAGATTTCTTGCAGGAGATTGAAGTATCAG aaaagacttcagaaacattttcaaacatcaCAGATGGAAAGAAACACAGGCGGTGCAGGTGGTGA